AATAAATGGCAGGCCAAGGGTAATGTTGACCGAATTGCCGAAACCTTTGTATTTTAGCACAGGTAATCCCTGATCGTGATACATTGCAAGCACAGCATCTGCTTGTGATAGATATTTATCTTGAAACAGGGTGTCAGCTGGTAATGGGCCAATTAAGTTCATACCTTGGTTATTCAGATGTTCTAAAGTTGGCGTTATGGTGTCAATTTCTTCAGTGCCTAAATGGCCATCTTCACCCGCATGCGGGTTGAGTCCACACACTAATATACGCGGCTTTTCAATACCAAACTTAGTTTGTAAGTCATGGTTTAAAATCGTAGCCACTTTACTTAAACGTTCAACAGTAATCGCACGAGACACATAAGCAAGTGGTATATGTGTTGTTACGAGTGCCACGCGTAAGCCTTCTGTTGCTAGCAACATAACTACATCGGCAGTATTTGATTGCTGTGCGAAATACTCAGTATGACCACTAAACGAGATACCCGCTTTGTTGATAATTCCTTTATGGACAGGTCCTGTGACAACAGCTGCAAATGTACCATCCATGTTTTTTTCGCTGGCGATACGTAGCGTATCCAACACGTATTGACCGTTAGCGTCATTAAGTACGCCGACTTCAACGTCAGTGCCTAAATCCACTTGATGTAAGTAAACACTGCCAGCAGGTGCAAGGCTTGGCGCTTTGCTATCATCAAACTCAATTAAGTTGATATCTAAGCCAAGTAATTTGGCGCGCTGTTTTAAAAGCGCACCATCAGCAATCACCACCAGTTGGGCATCCCACTGGTGCTGCGCTAACTTGATAAGTAAATCAGGGCCAATACCGGCTGGCTCACCTGGGGTAATTGCGATTCTAATGGTCATAATTTTTATTCTGTTGGGAAAATATCAACGTGCGCTTGCTCACGCATTTCTTGCTGCCAGTTGAAACTTTCTTCTTTAAATTTACGATTAAACAGTAGCTGATGTGCGCGGTTGCGCTTAGCTTGTTCAGTTTTATCTGCTACACGCTTGTCAAGAAGCTGTACAATGTGCCAACCGAATTGAGTTTCTGAATGGCTCACTGATTTCATTTTTATCTAGAGAAAGCAAAGTATTTTTGAATTCTGGTACATAAGTACTTGGATCAGTCCAATCATATTCACCACCTTTCAATGCTGAACCTGGATCTTCAGAGTATTCTTTAGCAAGTTCGCCAAAATCTGCTTTGCCTTCACGTAGATCTTTTGCAAAGCCTTTTAGCATGTCACGGGCTTTTTCTTCACTTAAAATTATTGATGGTTTAATTAGAATATGGCGTGAACGAACTTCAGTCGTTTCAACTACTTGGCGGCCACGAACATCTTGCACTTTGATAATGTGGAAACCTGCACCTGAACGTAGAGGGCCAACGATATCGTCTTTTTTATGGCCTTTTACCGCTTCAGCAAACAGCGATGGCATTTCGTTGATACCCATCCAACCTAGCTGACCACCTTCAAGTGCTTTTGAGCCACTTGAAGATGAAATAGCGATACGCTTAAACTCTTTGCCTTCTTTTAAAAACTCGATAACCTTTTCTGCTCGAGTTTTAGCACTCGCGATTTCATCTGCTGACGCATCACTAGGAATATCAATCAAGATGTGACCGATATCGTATTCTTCGGCACTTTTGCCTTGGGTTTCCATGATTTTTAGAAGGTTATCGATTTCTTGCGGGCTGATATAAATACGACGGTCAACGTTCGCACGCATGACTTGTTGCGTGGTGATTTCTTTACGAATTTCTTCACGGTAAGCTGTATAGCTTTCACCTGCTGCTTCGATAGTACGGCGTAAATCCGCAATTGTACCGCCTTGCTCACGAGCCATGTTTTCTAGTGTTTGGTCTAACTGAGAGTCAGAGATCTCTAAACCCATTCGCTCAGCAAGTTGCATCATCAGAGTTTGGTTTACTAAACGCTCAATAGCTTGAATTCGAAGCGTGTCATCAGACGGTAACTCTTGACCTTGCTCTGCTGCTTGAGTTTTTACACGGTTGATAATGGTGTCGACTTCACTTTGTAGAATAACACCTTGGTTAACAACACCAACGACTTTGTCAATTTCGACAGGTGTTGCGAAAACGCTTTGGCATAGGCCAACTGTTAATAATGCAGATGCTAATAATTTTTTTAAATTCATACTTTTTCTAATACTCTTGCTAATAGTACTGCGGTACTAGTTATTAAGAAAATACGGTCTACGATAGCCAAAAATACCTTGTTGTAATAATTTTTGTGCATCATAACGGCTTTTACTTCCAAGCCCTTTTAATACGATATTGAAGCCAATACTGGTATCAAAAGTTGCTTGTTCTTGACCAATCGCCTGGTTCAAATCTGTTTCGATTTGACGACGGCCTGTGATTTGAAACGCCCAACAGCAGGATTCATACTGAAGACCGCTGAAAACTTCAATACTACGACCGCTTTCTAAATCGCGGTGGTAGCTACCAACAAACTGCCAATCTTGCGATAGCGGAATGCTTGTAAATAAACCAATTTGCTCGATTGTATTGCCTGAGACATCATTTGCATAGCGATGGTTCAATTGCACGAGCTGTTTATCGTCACCTTTATAATCTAAGGTGATATTTGATTGAATAATATCTTTGCCGTCAGTGTCGTACTGAATCCCACCTGATAAATACCAGCGACGGTGCCAATGTAACATGGTTTGCGCTGCGAACAAGGCATTGTAGTTAGTATCAACATTAATGCCTTGTGTTGTAGGTTTTGCGTCATTACTTAAATAAAAGATTTGTCCGGCACTAAAGTTAAATACTTCTTCGTTTTCATTGCTAAATAAGCGGGTTGTCGCACCTAACGTAAATTGGTTTCGCAGTGGCAATACGGTCGATGCTTGAGAATCGACGGTCTCTAAATAAACCAAAAAAGTCGTCTTGTAATTTTGTTGTATCGTAAAGGCCAATGTTTGATTGGTCTTTATTAGGGGTGTACAAATACTGAATTTGTGGTTCAAGTGTTTGAATACCATCTTTAAAGAAAAATCCAGTATCACGTTCAAAATTTAATTGGCTGTATAAACGCACTTTTGGCAGGGTACGCGTGACCTTTTCGTCGTAGTCGGTTCCTGTTAAATCACCATGCTGGTTATATTCTGTATGCAGTAAACTGAATTCAGATAAAAATGACCATGCATATTCTTGGTAACCAAAGCTTGCTTTCGGTTCGATATGAACACGACTTGCTTCATCAATGACTGCGTTATCATTAGTGAAATAGCTAAGCTCACCATCAAGGGTTAAATCAACGCCATAAAAATCATACGCATCAGTTTGCGAAAAGCTAATTTGTGGCAGTGCCGCGTATGACTCGCGGTGATCACCAAGTACTTCAAAACTTTGCAACTTGATATTGGTACGCCAAGTGTCACCTAAATGAGTTAGTGAACCTGTGCGGTATAACTGAGTATCTGTGCGAGTCGCATAACCAGAATTTAAATCAGTTAAGTAGTTATCATCACTAACGTTAGTAATATCTATATTACCGCGCCAGTTTTCACCAAAGTAGCTTTGCTGCTGCCAATGGAATAGATAACGCGAGTCAACATTTGGTTCTTCATCATCTTTATCTAAGTATTCAACAGCAATAAGACCGTTGTTTTGCTTCGTTAAATAACGAAATTCACTAATAATCTGTAAACCGCGCTTTGACATATAGCGAGGCGTAATGGTGGCGTCGTAATTAGGTGCAATATTCCAGTAATACGGTGTGTTGGTTTCAATACCGTAGCGGCCTGAACTTGAGAAGTTAGGTGTTAATAAGCCTGATTTACGGCGGTCATCTAATGGAAACGTAAAATAGGGAATATAAAGAACCGGCGTATCAAATACCCGTAATACGGTATTGCGGGTTTCGCCCCAACCATCTTCACTGGATAGATCAATTTCGTCAGCTTCAATTGCCCACACCGGTGTTTCGCCCGGGCAGGTAGTAAAGCTTGCGTTCATCAGGTTTAAGCCAGACTCGTTTACTGTTAGTTTTTCTGCGCCACCATGACCAAGTTGGTCGGTGAGCTTATAATCAGCACCAAGCAAGCTTAATTCAGAATTATTTAAATCCGCATTGAGCCCAGAACTATTAATTTGGCTTACTTTATCGCGATAAACGATAGGGCCGGTTGCATTAAGTAACCCACGTTGTTTGTCAATCAGTGCACTTTGTGCGGACAAATTCATCGTTAGGGTGTTAATATCTACATTACCGGTAAATTCTGCGCTTTGGGTACCCAATAGTTCAATATCATCTGATTTGATATCGATCATATTAAGTTCAAGGCCAGGGAGCGGTTGCCAAGCTCTGGTTTGCATTGAAGTGCCACAAAGGTTGTGTGTCAGTTCAGTTTCGGCGAACGATGGTGCGCTAAGTACGCTTAGCATCATTATGCCCCAGGTTTTGCTCATTTAATGACCTTAATGCTCTTTGGTTGGATATAAGCTAGACATAATAAAGGAAAACAATGGCAAATACAGTAATTGACTTAGTGAAAAATAGATATCTTACTAAATGAATCGTTATAAAAGTTTACAGCAGTTTTTAAATCCTCATTTTAAAGAGGATGAATATCAATTAGCCGCCATCACTGGGGATGCGAGCTTTCGCCGTTATTTCCGCGTAAATACAAGTGAACAGAGCTATATCGTCATGGACTCAGACCCCAATAAATTAGATAACACGCCTTATATAGAACTCAATAAAGTGTTTTCTCAACATGGCTTTAAATTACCAAAAATTCTTCAAGCAGATGAAAAGCAAGGCTTCTTCTTATTGAGTGATTTAGGCAATACTCATTTGGCCGATTTACTGGGCGACGAAGACCGCACTTTACACTACAAACATTTAATAAAGTTAAGTGCACAATGGGCGCAAATCCCACCTGCCCAAAATATGAAAGTATTTGATGGTGAGTTTTTACAGTTTGAACTGAGCATTTTTAGAGATTGGTTAGTTGATAACTTTATTGGTGAGCAACTTTCTGTTGATGAACAGCAAATGTGGCAACAGGCTTGTGAGCTATTAGTTAATAATGCCCTTGAACAACCGATTGTTACGGTTCACCGAGACTTCCATAGCCGCAATATTATGCGCACAGGACAGCAATGGGCGATCATTGATTATCAAGATGCCGTACAAGGGCCAGTGTGTTATGACCTTGTTTCGTTATTAAGAGATTGCTATTTTAAGTTGCCAGAGCAAGAGCTCGATTACCTTTTACATTACGCTTATGACGAATTTTGCGAGCAAAAGCTTTTGCAAGACATCTCATTTACGATGTTTAAACGTTGGTTTGATTTAACTGGCGTGCAGCGTCATTTAAAAGCGGCAGGTATATTTTGCCGTTTGAAATTGCGTGACGGTAAGTCTGGCTATTTGAGTAATGTACTGCCAACCCTTACATACATCAGTAATGTCAGTAAAGAATACCCAGAGTTAACAGCCCTTGGCCAGTGGATAGAGCAGATAATTATTCCACAGACTAAGCAGCGTTTAACAAAAGAGATGAAATGAAAGCAATGATCCTAGCGGCAGGGCGCGGTAAGCGCATGATGCCGCTAACAGAAACGATGCCAAAGCCGATGCTAAAGATTAACGGCAAGCCATTATTAGAGCATCATATTAATAACTTACGCCAAGCAGGCATTACCGATATTGTCATTAACCTTGCTTGGCAAGGTGACAAAATAACAGAGTATTTTGCTGATGGTTCGAAGTTTGGTGTATCGATCACTTACAGCCAAGAGCAGGCTGGGGGTCTTGAAACCGCCGGTGGTATTATTCAAGCATTGCCGTTATTGGGTGAGCAATTTATAGTCATCAATGGTGATGTGTTTACTGATTACGATGTTACTTCGTTGATGCAGCTTCATCTGCAAGTAGGTGAGGCGCATATTGTCCTTGTTGAAAATCCTGCTCATAATCCTGATGGTGATTTTGCTCTAAGTCATCTAAGCCCAGATAGTCAAAAGTATACTTTTTCGGGTATAAGCCGCTATCATGTTGATTTTTTTGAAGGTCTCAGCGCAGGTATTCGTCCACTTGGGCCCATTTTGAGAGAAAAACTCACAGAGCATCAAGTTTCGACTGAGCTTTATTTAGGTCAGTGGGATGACATTGGCACGCCTGCCAGACTCGATGAAATAAATCAGCGTTTCACTTTGTAATAACAATAGAGGTTTGCCAAATTATGTGGGGAAAAGTACTCGGTTTTTGTTTTGGCTTTATGTTTGGCAAGTTTATTGGTGCCCTACTAGGTTTATACCTAGGCCATATGTTCGATCGCAGTTTAAAACAAGACTTTGATAAAGCAGGTGGTTTTTCTGGTTTGTTTAAAGGCGATGACATTAACGAACGCCAAGCTCTTTTCTTTTCAAGCTGTTTTGCGGTAATGGGGCATATTGCCAAATCGAATGGTCGCGTTAGTGAAACTCATATTCGTGCTGCAAGTTTGTTTATGGACGAAATGGGCCTATCGGGCCATGAGCGCCGTGAAGCTCAAGATGCCTTTCGTAGCGGTAAAGAAACGGACTTTTCATTAAAAGAAACCGTTCATGACTTTAAGGAGCGCTTTGCCCGACGTCATGATTTATTGCAATTATTCCTCGAAATACAAATTCAAATGGCCTTTTCTGATGGCCACCTTGCAGAGCAAGAAAAGCAGCTCTTGCAAGAGGTGAGTAAGCAGCTTGGTATTTCGCGCACTCAGTTCGGATTTTTATTAAAGCGCTACCAAGCCGAATTTGCGTTTCGCCAGCAACAACAGCGCTTTTATGAGCAGCAACGTCAACAAAGCCAGCAAAATCGCAGCAGTCATAGTGAACAAAGAGGGCACAGTGTGCCACCCAATAATGGTATGAATCGCGCGCAAGCTTTGGCTCTTTTAGGCTTAAACAATGATGCTTCTGCGCGAGATATTAAAGTAGCCTATCGCAAACTCATGGCTCAGCATCACCCCGATAAGCTGGTATCGCAAGGTTTACCAAAACATATGATGGAAGTGGCAGTAAAGAAAAGCCAAGATATTCAAGCAGCCTATGAGTATTTAAAAAAGGCGGCGTAGGAAGCCATCAACTTCTTTGAGCAGCCTCTCGTGCTGCTCAGGCTCAGAAGGAACACCAAATAACTCTCTTTGTCGATAGTCATATTTTGCGTGTTTTCTTACCCAGCGTTTCCTGTCTTTTACGCTTTGCAGCGTGTCAGGGTTACCCTCACTAT
The nucleotide sequence above comes from Pseudoalteromonas shioyasakiensis. Encoded proteins:
- the pdxA gene encoding 4-hydroxythreonine-4-phosphate dehydrogenase PdxA; the encoded protein is MTIRIAITPGEPAGIGPDLLIKLAQHQWDAQLVVIADGALLKQRAKLLGLDINLIEFDDSKAPSLAPAGSVYLHQVDLGTDVEVGVLNDANGQYVLDTLRIASEKNMDGTFAAVVTGPVHKGIINKAGISFSGHTEYFAQQSNTADVVMLLATEGLRVALVTTHIPLAYVSRAITVERLSKVATILNHDLQTKFGIEKPRILVCGLNPHAGEDGHLGTEEIDTITPTLEHLNNQGMNLIGPLPADTLFQDKYLSQADAVLAMYHDQGLPVLKYKGFGNSVNITLGLPFIRTSVDHGTALDLAGTGTADVGSFELAIREAIKLAHEKAQNQ
- a CDS encoding phosphotransferase, whose protein sequence is MNRYKSLQQFLNPHFKEDEYQLAAITGDASFRRYFRVNTSEQSYIVMDSDPNKLDNTPYIELNKVFSQHGFKLPKILQADEKQGFFLLSDLGNTHLADLLGDEDRTLHYKHLIKLSAQWAQIPPAQNMKVFDGEFLQFELSIFRDWLVDNFIGEQLSVDEQQMWQQACELLVNNALEQPIVTVHRDFHSRNIMRTGQQWAIIDYQDAVQGPVCYDLVSLLRDCYFKLPEQELDYLLHYAYDEFCEQKLLQDISFTMFKRWFDLTGVQRHLKAAGIFCRLKLRDGKSGYLSNVLPTLTYISNVSKEYPELTALGQWIEQIIIPQTKQRLTKEMK
- a CDS encoding nucleotidyltransferase family protein; this translates as MKAMILAAGRGKRMMPLTETMPKPMLKINGKPLLEHHINNLRQAGITDIVINLAWQGDKITEYFADGSKFGVSITYSQEQAGGLETAGGIIQALPLLGEQFIVINGDVFTDYDVTSLMQLHLQVGEAHIVLVENPAHNPDGDFALSHLSPDSQKYTFSGISRYHVDFFEGLSAGIRPLGPILREKLTEHQVSTELYLGQWDDIGTPARLDEINQRFTL
- the djlA gene encoding co-chaperone DjlA, with protein sequence MWGKVLGFCFGFMFGKFIGALLGLYLGHMFDRSLKQDFDKAGGFSGLFKGDDINERQALFFSSCFAVMGHIAKSNGRVSETHIRAASLFMDEMGLSGHERREAQDAFRSGKETDFSLKETVHDFKERFARRHDLLQLFLEIQIQMAFSDGHLAEQEKQLLQEVSKQLGISRTQFGFLLKRYQAEFAFRQQQQRFYEQQRQQSQQNRSSHSEQRGHSVPPNNGMNRAQALALLGLNNDASARDIKVAYRKLMAQHHPDKLVSQGLPKHMMEVAVKKSQDIQAAYEYLKKAA